The proteins below are encoded in one region of Phaseolus vulgaris cultivar G19833 chromosome 1, P. vulgaris v2.0, whole genome shotgun sequence:
- the LOC137815903 gene encoding uncharacterized protein, whose product MAMIRSIEIQMEQLTKQIAQITEEQSGQFLVNRQTNSKEHCDNVVAEKEEKDETEGKRDEKERSEEEKIKKKSENKERGIFEKDLSYPHSPSKREKERKFFDKMLPKNYFAGNLKQDSTFERFRKNKSYIEEKNIELEDRYNVIIQKGLPKKFKDPGSFNLPVSIGALLVANALLDLGASVNIIPLAMLKKIGDLEIKPTKMTLKLADQVTKYPYGVVEDVLVKVDKFIFPVDFVVMDMKEDEEVPLILGRPFMKTARIIVDVDKGELQVRTQDEEGKNVYRRMDHRDIPP is encoded by the coding sequence ATGGCCATGATTAGGAGTATAGAGATCCAGATGGAACAGCTGACCAAACAAATTGCACAAATTACGGAGGAACAAAGTGGCCAGTTTTTAGTCAATAGGCAAACCAATTCAAAAGAGCATTGCGATAATGTAGtggctgaaaaagaagaaaaagatgagaCAGAGGGGAAGAGAGATGAGAAAGAGAGAAGTGAGgaggaaaaaataaagaagaaaagtgaaaataaggagagaggaatttttgaaaaagatttgtcATATCCTCATTCTCCTTCAAAAAGagagaaggaaagaaaattctttgataaaatgctccctaaaaattattttgcaggaaatttgaagcaagattcaacatttgaaaGATTTCGAAAGAATAAGAGctatattgaagaaaaaaatatagagCTGGAGGATAGATACAATGTCATTATTCAAAAAGGCTTGCCTAAAAAATTCAAGGACCCAGGGAGTTTTAACCTTCCCGTGTCTATAGGTGCTTTATTAGTAGCCAATGCTTTATTGGATTTGGGAGCAAGCGTAAATATAATTCCTTTGGCAATGCTGAAGAAAATAGGTGATTTGGAGATTAAACCCACCAAGATGACTTTAAAGTTAGCTGATCAAGTAACCAAGTATCcatatggtgtggttgaagatgttctcgtcaaggtggataaattcatatttcctgtggattttgttgtgatggatatgaaagaagatgaggaggTTCCCTTGATACTTGGAAGACCCTTTATGAAGACTGCTAGAATCATAGTTGATGTCGACAAAGGAGAACTTCAAGTTAGAACTCAAGATGAGGAG